From the genome of Pseudomonas sp. TMP9, one region includes:
- a CDS encoding metalloregulator ArsR/SmtB family transcription factor, whose translation MNPELAPLDINQLRANADAAGQLLKALSNPDRLLLLCQLSQGERNVSELESLLGIQQPTLSQQLAVLRREGLVETRREGKQIFYCISSPEALAVINTLYQLFCAGANDDD comes from the coding sequence ATGAACCCAGAACTCGCCCCACTCGATATCAACCAGTTGCGTGCCAATGCTGATGCAGCGGGGCAGTTGCTCAAGGCCCTGAGTAATCCAGACCGTTTGCTGTTGCTCTGCCAGCTGTCGCAGGGCGAGCGCAATGTCAGTGAGCTGGAGAGCTTGCTGGGCATCCAGCAGCCGACGCTGTCGCAACAATTGGCAGTGCTGCGCCGTGAAGGTTTGGTCGAGACCCGTCGCGAGGGTAAGCAGATTTTCTACTGCATCAGCAGTCCTGAGGCGCTAGCGGTGATCAATACGCTTTATCAACTGTTCTGTGCGGGTGCGAATGATGACGATTGA
- the desA gene encoding delta-9 fatty acid desaturase DesA, which translates to MWYNGFLDLSVWQLIAVTLLMTHVTIVSVTVYLHRYSAHRALELHPALKHFFRFWLWLTTAQNTRAWTAIHRKHHAKCETVDDPHSPVIKGLSTVLRTGAELYAEEAKNPETLRIYGKNCPEDWIERNLYSRFPIAGIALMGVIDLALFGAAGITIWAIQMMWIPVWAAGVINGLGHAVGYRNFECRDAATNLVPWGILIGGEELHNNHHTYPNSAKLSVKKWEFDIGWFWIKLFSMLGLAKVQRVAPIAHRVAGKRSLDMDTAMAILNNRFQIMAQYRKLVIAPLVQQELSKADASVRHHFHRAKRLLSREPSLLDEGHQLRIQRMLEQSQALKVIYEKRLALQQIWVKTSANGHDMLEAIKHWISDAEASGIQSLREFAEQLKTYSLRPATAA; encoded by the coding sequence ATGTGGTACAACGGTTTTCTTGATCTGTCGGTCTGGCAGTTGATTGCAGTCACCCTGCTGATGACGCATGTGACCATCGTCAGCGTGACGGTTTATCTGCATCGCTACTCGGCGCACCGCGCGCTGGAGCTGCACCCGGCGCTGAAACACTTCTTCCGCTTCTGGCTGTGGTTGACCACGGCGCAGAACACCCGCGCATGGACCGCCATCCATCGCAAACACCACGCCAAATGCGAAACCGTTGATGACCCGCACAGCCCGGTGATTAAGGGCCTAAGCACCGTGCTACGTACCGGCGCTGAACTCTATGCTGAAGAGGCGAAGAACCCGGAAACCCTGCGTATCTACGGTAAGAACTGCCCGGAAGATTGGATTGAACGCAACCTCTACTCGCGCTTTCCGATTGCCGGTATTGCGTTGATGGGCGTCATCGATTTGGCCTTGTTCGGCGCGGCAGGCATCACCATCTGGGCGATCCAGATGATGTGGATTCCGGTGTGGGCGGCCGGCGTGATCAATGGCCTTGGTCATGCGGTCGGCTACCGCAACTTCGAATGCCGTGATGCGGCGACTAATCTGGTGCCATGGGGCATTTTGATTGGCGGTGAAGAGCTGCATAACAACCACCACACCTACCCCAACAGCGCCAAGCTGTCGGTGAAGAAGTGGGAGTTCGACATAGGTTGGTTCTGGATCAAGCTGTTCAGCATGCTCGGCCTGGCCAAGGTGCAGCGCGTTGCACCGATCGCTCACCGGGTAGCCGGTAAGCGCAGCTTGGACATGGATACCGCCATGGCCATTCTTAACAATCGCTTTCAGATCATGGCGCAGTACCGCAAGTTGGTTATCGCGCCGCTGGTGCAGCAGGAGCTGAGTAAGGCCGACGCGTCGGTGCGCCATCATTTCCACCGCGCCAAGCGTTTGCTGTCCCGTGAGCCAAGCCTGTTAGATGAAGGCCATCAACTGCGTATTCAGCGCATGCTGGAGCAGAGCCAGGCGCTCAAAGTGATCTATGAGAAACGCCTCGCCCTGCAGCAGATCTGGGTGAAAACCAGCGCCAACGGCCACGACATGCTCGAAGCCATCAAGCACTGGATCAGTGACGCGGAGGCCAGCGGCATCCAATCGCTGCGCGAGTTCGCCGAACAGTTGAAAACCTACTCGTTGCGCCCTGCAACGGCTGCGTAA
- a CDS encoding response regulator, with product MPELQRILHVEDDPSIQAVARLALEVVGGFQVLSCASGQEALDHVQDFAPDFILLDVMMPGMDGPQTLAHIARLIDINHVPVAFMTAKVQPAEITYYRSLGARDVIIKPFDPMQLAAQVRKIWSQAHE from the coding sequence ATGCCTGAACTACAGCGAATCCTGCATGTGGAAGACGACCCTTCGATCCAAGCCGTAGCCAGGCTGGCACTTGAGGTCGTGGGCGGTTTTCAAGTGCTCAGTTGCGCCTCCGGGCAGGAAGCGCTGGACCACGTGCAAGATTTTGCCCCAGATTTTATCCTGCTGGACGTGATGATGCCGGGCATGGATGGGCCACAAACTTTGGCGCACATCGCCCGACTGATCGACATTAACCACGTGCCAGTGGCCTTTATGACGGCCAAGGTGCAACCCGCTGAAATCACCTATTACCGCAGCCTGGGGGCCCGTGACGTGATCATCAAACCTTTCGACCCCATGCAACTGGCCGCACAGGTGCGCAAAATCTGGAGCCAGGCCCATGAATAA
- a CDS encoding YeeE/YedE family protein: protein MTIDWYNFTPWTALAGGALIGLAASLFALMNGRVAGISGLLGSLLERGEGLGEKALFLLGVLLAPLLWQLFSHLPAIEINSGWLALSVAGLLVGIGTRYGSGCTSGHGVCGLSRLSPRSLAATLTFMAAGFATVFVLRHLLGG, encoded by the coding sequence ATGACGATTGATTGGTACAACTTCACACCCTGGACTGCTCTAGCAGGTGGGGCATTGATTGGTTTGGCCGCAAGCCTGTTCGCGTTGATGAACGGCCGCGTCGCGGGGATTAGTGGCCTGCTGGGCAGCTTGCTGGAGCGTGGCGAAGGGCTTGGCGAAAAAGCCTTATTTCTGCTTGGTGTGTTGCTCGCGCCGCTGCTCTGGCAGCTGTTTAGCCACTTGCCTGCAATTGAAATTAACAGCGGTTGGTTGGCGCTGAGTGTGGCGGGCCTGTTGGTCGGCATCGGCACCCGTTATGGCTCGGGCTGCACCAGCGGTCATGGCGTTTGCGGGTTATCGCGGCTATCACCGCGCTCCTTGGCCGCCACCCTGACGTTTATGGCCGCGGGGTTTGCCACGGTGTTTGTCTTACGTCATCTGTTGGGGGGTTGA
- a CDS encoding diguanylate cyclase — MNKGKPAADQLQQHLQQLNNAFTLRMQQELPALGQHAERLLQTVELHEQLQHLQTVRDQLHKLAGGAGTFGFSRLGQRARELEQQAEHWLAILQQEQQSLQDFSRSLQQLATQALQPDPEQASLPPPAALGKASECARRIYILEDQYAIGENMRLTLNNFGYQAEHFTRIAELDNALQQQLPDALIVDVNLPDETLTGLEYAASVQQRLDEPLPLLVTSTQGNFDTHLEAVRVGALGFFTKPVDIPQLENRLERCFAQQQGEPYRVLVIDDDRELANRFSLILRGANMRVEMLHEPANIFSHMRDFNPEVVLLDVNMPGCTGPELAQIIRMNDDWLRVPIIYLSAETDINRQLSALIKAGDDFVTKPISDNALVATVFSRAQRARLLSNALSRDSLTGLLKHADIKEQAAVELERAQRSGKPASVGMLDIDFFKKVNDNHGHAAGDNVIRALANLLRQRLRRIDSLGRYGGEEFLVVLPDCTAEQALRVLDEIRLRFAELTFIAGGSEFSVTLSAGIASTETPSTDASELLDKADQALYAAKNGGRNQVR, encoded by the coding sequence ATGAATAAGGGCAAGCCTGCTGCCGATCAGTTGCAACAGCACCTGCAACAGTTAAACAACGCATTTACCCTGCGCATGCAGCAAGAGTTACCCGCACTGGGGCAGCATGCCGAACGCCTGCTGCAAACTGTTGAACTGCACGAGCAGTTGCAGCACTTGCAAACCGTGCGCGACCAGCTGCATAAACTCGCCGGCGGCGCCGGCACCTTCGGCTTTAGCCGCCTCGGCCAGCGTGCCCGTGAGCTGGAGCAGCAGGCCGAGCACTGGCTGGCCATCCTGCAACAGGAACAACAAAGCCTGCAAGACTTCAGCCGCAGCCTGCAGCAACTGGCCACGCAAGCGTTGCAGCCTGACCCTGAGCAAGCGTCCTTGCCGCCGCCGGCAGCGCTGGGCAAAGCGTCTGAATGCGCGCGGCGTATTTATATCCTCGAAGATCAGTACGCCATCGGCGAAAACATGCGCCTGACGCTGAATAACTTCGGCTATCAGGCCGAACACTTCACCCGTATTGCCGAACTCGATAACGCCTTGCAACAGCAACTGCCGGATGCGCTGATCGTCGACGTTAACCTACCCGACGAAACGCTTACCGGCCTGGAATATGCCGCCAGCGTGCAACAGCGTCTGGATGAGCCATTACCGCTGCTGGTGACCTCCACCCAAGGCAACTTTGATACTCACCTAGAGGCTGTGCGCGTTGGCGCCTTGGGTTTTTTCACCAAACCGGTGGACATTCCCCAGCTGGAAAACCGCCTAGAGCGCTGCTTCGCCCAGCAACAAGGCGAACCTTACCGGGTGCTGGTCATTGATGATGACCGCGAATTGGCCAACCGTTTTAGCCTGATTTTGCGCGGCGCCAATATGCGGGTAGAGATGCTGCATGAGCCTGCCAACATCTTCAGCCATATGCGTGACTTCAACCCCGAAGTGGTTCTGCTGGACGTCAACATGCCCGGCTGCACCGGCCCTGAGCTGGCACAAATCATCCGCATGAACGATGACTGGCTGCGCGTACCGATCATCTACTTGTCAGCGGAAACCGACATCAACCGGCAACTGAGCGCCCTGATCAAAGCCGGGGATGACTTCGTCACTAAACCCATTTCCGATAACGCCCTCGTCGCCACCGTATTCTCCCGCGCCCAGCGCGCGCGCCTGCTGAGCAACGCGCTGTCGCGCGACAGCCTGACCGGCCTGCTTAAGCACGCCGATATTAAAGAGCAAGCGGCCGTTGAGCTGGAGCGCGCGCAGCGCAGCGGCAAACCAGCCAGCGTGGGCATGCTGGATATCGACTTTTTCAAAAAGGTTAACGACAACCATGGCCACGCCGCTGGCGATAACGTCATTCGCGCCCTGGCTAATCTGTTGCGCCAACGCTTGCGCCGTATCGACAGCCTGGGCCGTTACGGCGGTGAGGAGTTCCTCGTGGTGCTGCCCGACTGCACCGCCGAGCAAGCCTTGCGGGTGCTGGATGAAATCCGCCTGCGCTTCGCTGAATTAACCTTTATTGCCGGTGGCAGCGAGTTCTCGGTGACCCTAAGTGCGGGTATCGCATCAACCGAAACCCCCTCAACCGATGCCAGCGAGCTGCTGGATAAGGCCGACCAAGCACTCTATGCCGCTAAAAATGGCGGCCGTAATCAAGTCCGCTAG
- a CDS encoding HDOD domain-containing protein: MRVIILEDDSWIADLLKQIVLSLRPSAHVICLESVSSALHEWQQCPADIVIADWNLPDGPGTRLLEQVRRDNSSIPLVMITGRSDRASVMTVKALKISAFIGKPFQAAQVASKLDALLPPEGDEQPAQADNIQDDLLAHLSNLPSNELQLPLNAQVCDRLMQSFNGEQIDLRVLASEWQQEPALSLRLLGVANSSAYNTGGKPCSNLLEALQKLGARNGLNLAMGLALRQCGALKNSLLSIFAQAHLDSTEQLIERSTQLARQCAMDPAPFHSAALLHRMGELCVLYQVQLWEDSGHHFNESQVLQALDQFSAPFAASIKAQWHLPMQLRDLIGACHALPSSNVKRENILMRLAACELNSAVNDPEQARLRRLAGLA, from the coding sequence ATGCGCGTAATAATTCTTGAAGACGACAGTTGGATCGCCGATCTACTCAAGCAAATTGTGCTCAGCCTTCGTCCCAGCGCTCACGTGATTTGCCTGGAGAGCGTCAGCAGCGCCCTGCATGAATGGCAGCAATGCCCAGCGGATATAGTGATCGCCGATTGGAACCTGCCAGACGGTCCAGGCACCCGATTGCTCGAGCAAGTAAGGCGCGATAACAGCAGCATACCGCTGGTGATGATTACCGGTCGCTCCGACCGCGCCAGTGTTATGACTGTAAAAGCCTTGAAAATCAGCGCCTTTATTGGCAAACCCTTCCAGGCCGCGCAGGTTGCTTCCAAGCTAGACGCGCTGCTGCCGCCAGAAGGTGACGAGCAACCCGCACAGGCCGACAACATTCAAGATGACTTGTTGGCGCACCTGAGCAACCTGCCCAGCAATGAACTGCAATTGCCCCTCAATGCACAGGTGTGTGATCGCCTGATGCAAAGCTTTAACGGTGAGCAAATCGACCTGCGCGTGCTTGCCAGCGAGTGGCAACAAGAGCCCGCGCTCAGTCTCCGCTTGCTAGGTGTTGCCAATAGCAGTGCCTACAATACGGGAGGCAAACCCTGTTCAAACCTACTTGAAGCGCTGCAGAAACTAGGTGCGCGAAACGGCTTAAACCTGGCCATGGGCCTGGCTTTACGCCAGTGCGGCGCACTAAAGAACTCACTGCTGAGCATATTTGCCCAAGCGCATCTCGACAGCACCGAGCAATTAATTGAGCGCAGCACCCAACTCGCACGCCAATGCGCGATGGACCCCGCGCCCTTCCATAGCGCAGCCCTGCTGCACCGTATGGGCGAACTGTGCGTGCTCTATCAAGTGCAGTTATGGGAGGACAGCGGCCATCATTTTAACGAAAGCCAAGTGCTGCAGGCCCTCGACCAATTCAGCGCACCCTTTGCAGCCAGCATCAAGGCGCAATGGCACCTGCCGATGCAGTTGCGCGACCTGATAGGTGCCTGTCATGCCCTACCGAGCAGTAACGTCAAGCGCGAGAATATTCTGATGCGCCTAGCCGCATGTGAACTCAATAGCGCCGTCAATGACCCCGAGCAGGCGCGCCTGCGCAGACTGGCGGGCTTGGCCTAA
- a CDS encoding PAS domain S-box protein yields the protein MDKHTKPSAIRWIVGLGSLGLAVFFSLLGGFALKQQESLWDLQIAQQHERQILALRNSQQELQQQAQLLAETIAADAWLVELVRQAYALEQGQQPDEQRLSAIRSQLQTRLAPRWRNLQSARPFELYVHLAPRANVLLRVHQPQWFADAPALQRRIVLDSLSHSLTTIGLVADKQSLSIRAIVPLHVESLAGRLNVGALEVSLMMPSDLQSLGDEINDGVALLLKRSTHMPGSSSEHLRMPAADDDDWQLAGTPNLHLQTWHTQQRLPDPEAGNTFKLMSDEGRTYLLNQIRMSDYQSGISAIDSAIRVLTWRDISALVDQHVHDQRWLIIKWLLAWLAAEALLLVLLQATRLSSQKVMRRHHAELEDRHQQTANANQLLGLISEVQAAYINQHNQREAFDTLLRRILEVSASQFGFIGEILRDDADAPYLRTFAISNIAWDADTRAFYDTHATQGLEFRNLDSLFGQVIRSGQPLITNDPANHPKRAGLPPGHPPLLAFAGLPIRAKGELLGMLGLANREGGYGDDFTDQLQPLLTTLGQLLEALRRDGQRELAQQRTERQQAALRALNEIAALPNPGTQEQLRQALQLGAAFFDMPIGIISQIEAQAYRVMVHVSPPDSLQDGQRFALGDTYCSIALQGSDVFAIATMGESEHAAHPCYPLFALESYIGTSIWVAGQCFGTICYASSEAHRSAFDEADKEFMRLFARWVSATLERMQQEEKTRDARRYLQAVLDSATGVSIITTDTAGLITLFNAGAERLLGYSSAEVIGQHNPSLFHLSEELQTRSTQLSQQLGTEISGFAVFTTRPAQGEPETRRWTYCRKNGEQRIVNLTVSAMRDNQGHITGYLGIASDINDLQQTTRALQKSESRFRGLVANLPGAVYRCHSDADWTMSYLSDEIEALCGYPASDFINNRVRSFSSVVHPDDLASTFAAVSAIERQEAFELTYRLLHADGHSVWIREKGRGEYNSAGQLQWISGFIWDISDRKSVEDQLQLSQQRFSNAFSIAPQGMALVSLDGKWMDVNEQLCVMLSYSREQLLRTDFQHITHPDDLGADLQFIKELLAGKITTYQMEKRYLDSQGRIIWVLLSVALVRDSNNQPVHFVSQIQDFSERIANEMAIREREDYLRTLLDNVLDAIITIDQQGNIETFNRAAERIFGYSHQEIVGQSVTLMLPEPQRSMRSPDIIHFLKTRIQRMLGKDIEMTALRRDGEPFTIELAVSQISYQGERRFIAVIRDIEERKRIERMKNEFISTVSHELRTPLTAIAGALGLVNGGVLGAVPSNMQQMLQVAQDNSQRLNLLINDLLDMDKLVAGKMSFELHKEALQPLLEQAIAENQPYASRYQVQLLLQGPATDACVQVDKLRLAQVLANLLSNAAKFSPQGQTVEVFVTQHDERVRVSVRDYGNGVPENFQTRIFSKFSQADGTDTRHKGGTGLGLAISKEIIERMHGHIGFDSTAGKGATFWFELTNLAAEAKAESPSRP from the coding sequence ATGGATAAGCACACCAAACCCAGCGCCATCCGCTGGATTGTTGGCCTTGGCAGCTTGGGCCTAGCCGTCTTTTTCAGCCTGCTGGGCGGCTTTGCGCTTAAGCAGCAAGAAAGCCTCTGGGACCTGCAAATAGCCCAACAGCATGAACGGCAAATATTGGCCCTGCGTAACAGCCAGCAGGAGCTGCAGCAGCAAGCGCAGCTGCTCGCAGAAACAATCGCGGCAGACGCGTGGCTGGTTGAACTGGTGCGCCAGGCCTATGCCTTAGAGCAAGGCCAACAGCCGGACGAGCAACGCCTGAGCGCCATCCGTAGCCAGCTGCAAACTCGCCTCGCCCCACGTTGGCGCAACCTGCAAAGCGCGCGGCCTTTCGAGCTTTATGTGCATCTGGCTCCCCGCGCCAATGTGCTGCTAAGGGTCCATCAGCCGCAATGGTTTGCCGACGCCCCCGCCCTGCAACGGCGCATAGTGCTCGACAGCCTAAGTCACTCTTTGACCACCATCGGCCTAGTGGCTGATAAGCAAAGCCTGAGCATACGCGCCATCGTACCCCTGCATGTCGAGAGCCTCGCCGGCCGACTTAACGTCGGGGCGCTGGAGGTCAGCCTTATGATGCCGAGCGACCTGCAATCACTGGGTGACGAAATAAATGATGGCGTTGCCCTGCTGCTCAAACGCTCAACACACATGCCCGGCAGCAGTAGCGAGCACCTGCGCATGCCCGCAGCCGATGACGATGACTGGCAACTGGCGGGTACGCCCAACTTACACCTGCAAACCTGGCACACGCAGCAACGCCTGCCTGACCCCGAGGCGGGTAACACCTTCAAGCTGATGAGCGATGAGGGGCGCACCTACCTGCTTAACCAAATCCGTATGAGCGACTATCAGTCCGGTATAAGCGCTATCGACAGCGCCATACGCGTCCTGACGTGGCGTGATATCAGCGCGCTGGTCGACCAACACGTGCACGATCAGCGTTGGTTGATCATTAAATGGCTGCTGGCTTGGCTCGCCGCAGAGGCGCTGCTGCTAGTACTGCTGCAGGCCACTCGGCTTAGCAGCCAAAAGGTTATGCGCCGCCACCACGCGGAACTCGAAGACAGGCACCAGCAAACCGCAAACGCGAACCAGCTGCTTGGGCTGATCAGCGAGGTACAAGCGGCCTATATCAACCAGCACAATCAACGTGAGGCTTTTGACACACTGCTCAGGCGCATTCTTGAGGTCAGTGCCAGTCAGTTCGGTTTTATCGGTGAAATTTTGCGGGATGACGCAGACGCACCTTACCTGCGCACCTTTGCCATCAGCAATATCGCGTGGGATGCGGATACACGAGCCTTCTATGACACCCATGCCACGCAGGGTTTGGAGTTTCGTAACCTCGACAGCCTGTTCGGCCAGGTCATTCGCAGCGGTCAGCCACTGATCACAAACGATCCAGCCAACCACCCTAAACGCGCGGGCTTGCCACCGGGACATCCGCCACTACTGGCCTTCGCCGGCCTGCCGATTCGTGCAAAAGGCGAGCTACTGGGCATGCTCGGCTTGGCTAACCGCGAGGGTGGCTACGGCGACGACTTTACCGATCAGCTGCAGCCCCTGCTCACCACCTTGGGCCAGTTGCTCGAAGCACTGCGCCGTGACGGCCAACGGGAGCTGGCCCAGCAGCGCACCGAGCGTCAGCAAGCGGCTCTGCGTGCACTCAATGAAATTGCCGCGCTGCCTAACCCAGGCACTCAAGAGCAATTGCGCCAAGCCTTGCAACTGGGCGCGGCGTTCTTCGACATGCCAATCGGCATCATCAGCCAGATTGAGGCGCAGGCGTACCGTGTGATGGTGCACGTCTCACCACCAGACAGCCTGCAAGACGGACAGCGCTTTGCCTTGGGCGACACTTACTGCAGCATTGCCCTGCAAGGCAGTGATGTCTTTGCCATTGCGACCATGGGCGAAAGTGAACATGCCGCGCACCCTTGCTACCCATTATTCGCCTTAGAAAGCTATATCGGCACCAGCATCTGGGTCGCCGGTCAGTGCTTTGGCACAATTTGCTATGCCTCCAGCGAGGCACACCGCAGCGCCTTCGATGAGGCTGATAAAGAGTTCATGCGCCTTTTCGCACGCTGGGTCAGCGCCACCCTTGAACGCATGCAACAAGAAGAGAAAACGCGCGATGCGCGGCGCTATCTGCAGGCGGTGCTGGACTCGGCCACCGGCGTCTCCATTATCACCACCGACACGGCTGGCCTGATCACCCTGTTCAACGCTGGGGCAGAACGCCTGCTGGGTTACAGCAGTGCCGAGGTCATTGGCCAACACAACCCATCGCTGTTCCATTTGAGCGAAGAGCTACAAACCCGCAGCACTCAACTCAGCCAGCAACTCGGTACCGAGATCAGTGGGTTTGCGGTATTCACCACCAGACCAGCCCAAGGTGAGCCTGAAACCCGGCGATGGACCTACTGTCGCAAGAATGGCGAACAACGCATCGTCAACCTCACCGTCAGTGCCATGCGTGACAACCAGGGCCACATCACCGGCTACCTGGGCATCGCTAGCGACATTAACGACCTGCAACAAACCACCCGCGCCCTGCAAAAGAGTGAAAGTCGCTTCCGTGGCCTGGTGGCTAACCTGCCGGGAGCCGTATACCGCTGCCACAGCGATGCCGACTGGACCATGAGCTATTTAAGCGACGAAATTGAGGCGCTGTGTGGCTACCCAGCCAGTGACTTTATTAACAACCGCGTGCGCAGTTTCTCCAGCGTGGTGCACCCCGACGATCTGGCCAGTACCTTTGCCGCGGTAAGCGCCATCGAACGCCAAGAGGCCTTCGAGCTGACCTACCGCCTGCTGCACGCCGATGGCCACAGTGTGTGGATCAGGGAAAAGGGCCGCGGTGAATACAACAGTGCCGGCCAGCTGCAATGGATTTCGGGGTTTATCTGGGACATCAGCGACCGTAAATCCGTGGAAGACCAACTGCAACTCAGCCAACAACGCTTCAGCAACGCCTTTAGCATTGCCCCCCAAGGCATGGCGCTGGTGTCTTTAGACGGCAAGTGGATGGACGTCAACGAGCAGCTCTGTGTGATGCTCAGCTACAGCCGCGAACAGCTGCTGCGCACAGATTTCCAGCACATCACCCACCCCGATGACTTGGGTGCAGACCTGCAGTTCATCAAAGAGCTACTCGCCGGGAAAATCACCACCTACCAGATGGAAAAACGTTACCTGGACAGCCAGGGGCGAATTATCTGGGTCTTGCTCAGCGTGGCGCTGGTGCGGGATAGCAATAACCAACCCGTGCACTTCGTCTCACAGATTCAAGACTTCAGTGAGCGTATCGCCAATGAGATGGCCATCCGCGAACGTGAGGACTACCTGCGCACCCTGCTCGACAACGTGCTGGATGCGATCATCACCATCGACCAGCAGGGCAATATCGAAACCTTTAACCGTGCCGCTGAACGTATTTTCGGTTACAGCCATCAGGAGATCGTTGGCCAGAGCGTCACCCTGATGCTGCCAGAGCCGCAACGTTCAATGCGCAGCCCAGACATCATCCATTTTTTAAAAACCCGTATTCAGCGGATGCTCGGCAAGGATATCGAGATGACTGCCCTGCGTCGCGACGGCGAACCTTTCACCATCGAGCTGGCCGTTTCGCAAATCAGCTACCAAGGCGAACGGCGCTTTATTGCAGTGATCCGCGATATCGAAGAACGCAAACGCATTGAGCGGATGAAAAATGAGTTTATTTCAACCGTTAGTCACGAATTGCGTACCCCGCTGACCGCCATTGCCGGTGCCCTCGGCTTGGTCAATGGTGGCGTACTCGGCGCCGTGCCGAGCAACATGCAGCAGATGTTGCAGGTCGCTCAAGACAACAGCCAGCGCCTCAACCTGCTGATCAACGACCTGCTCGACATGGACAAGCTGGTGGCCGGCAAGATGTCTTTTGAGCTGCACAAAGAAGCACTGCAACCGCTGCTGGAGCAAGCGATTGCAGAAAACCAACCTTATGCCAGCCGCTATCAGGTGCAACTGCTGCTACAAGGCCCAGCCACCGACGCGTGTGTGCAGGTTGATAAACTGCGCTTGGCCCAGGTACTGGCCAACCTGCTGTCGAACGCGGCGAAGTTCTCGCCCCAAGGGCAGACCGTGGAAGTTTTTGTGACGCAACACGACGAACGTGTGCGGGTGAGCGTCCGCGACTACGGCAACGGCGTGCCGGAAAACTTCCAGACCCGCATTTTCAGCAAATTTTCACAGGCCGATGGCACCGATACCCGACATAAAGGCGGCACCGGCTTGGGCCTGGCCATCAGCAAAGAAATTATCGAGCGCATGCATGGTCACATTGGCTTTGACTCTACGGCCGGCAAAGGTGCGACATTCTGGTTCGAACTGACTAATCTGGCTGCAGAGGCGAAAGCCGAATCGCCATCACGCCCCTAG
- a CDS encoding DUF6691 family protein — protein sequence MRKLMAFLAGLIFGIGLLLAGMANPAKVLAFLDLAGNWDPSLALVMAAAIGVAFLPFSWARLQRTSLLGAPMQLPSKRQLDRRLIGGSLLFGAGWGIAGICPGPAVAMLLTGHWQVSLFVAAMLLGMVVFTALERRRG from the coding sequence ATGCGCAAGCTTATGGCGTTTCTCGCCGGTTTGATTTTTGGCATCGGCTTGCTGCTGGCCGGCATGGCCAACCCGGCAAAAGTGTTGGCCTTTCTTGATTTGGCGGGTAACTGGGATCCCTCGTTGGCGTTGGTGATGGCTGCCGCGATTGGCGTGGCGTTTTTGCCTTTTAGCTGGGCGCGGTTGCAGCGCACCAGCCTGCTCGGTGCGCCGATGCAGTTGCCCAGTAAACGTCAGCTGGATCGACGCCTGATTGGCGGCAGTCTGCTGTTTGGTGCTGGCTGGGGCATTGCAGGCATCTGCCCCGGGCCGGCCGTGGCGATGCTGTTGACCGGGCACTGGCAGGTCTCGCTGTTTGTGGCCGCGATGCTGTTGGGCATGGTTGTGTTTACTGCGCTGGAACGCCGGCGCGGGTGA